In one window of Episyrphus balteatus chromosome 3, idEpiBalt1.1, whole genome shotgun sequence DNA:
- the LOC129913480 gene encoding uncharacterized protein LOC129913480, whose amino-acid sequence MKMQWFSFLIVFLGIFSFSNCSLSGPYLMWGHEKLNDLKLPALIEADEQSLSTLFTEAKAVVVFIRNNTNRLDGENYPKFRQLVNENAWTYLPQHTLAVEPFNYNTNVEVINLVGQTSQQDTEIVALFKDSVTIYGEGEVLGILAYRDEEIHYMYKREAANEEPTTTSIAPTEEPTETNFIYRAPGKAILYTTTAPLLNMEINDQMHTLALMEHDKEITFDDRNDWSRLNIGFKVNNTRLRLRFNFTLSNYHYWSLTAVEVEYKDIRNSLPLIGEEPVAPEGFSYRCSSKPLFFRSEQDNLTIHDYQIQPWMNGFDRFSDAYHCVGFVTVPILSGLFVSTILIGLLFLGILAIMDIKTPNKFETSRSKQLTFTVQE is encoded by the exons ATGAAAATGCAGTGGTTTAGCTTTTTAATTGTGTTTCTggggatttttagtttttcaaattgtaGCCTAAGTGGACCCTATCTTATGTGGGGTCATGAAAAGctaaatgatttgaaattaCCAGCTCTAATTGAGGCTGACGAACAAAGTCTTTCGACACTTTTCACTGAAGCAAAAGCTGTCGTGGTTTTCATTCGAAACAATACAAATCGTTTAGATGGCGAAAACTATCCAAAGTTTCGTCAATTGGTGAATGAAAATGCTTGGACTTATTTGCCTCAGCATACTTTGGCTGTGGAACCATTTAATTATAATACAAATGTTGAg GTGATAAATCTTGTTGGACAAACGTCTCAGCAAGATACAGAAATTGTAGCCCTTTTCAAGGACTCAGTTACTATCTATGGCGAGGGTGAGGTTTTGGGTATCCTGGCTTATCGTGATGAAGAAATTCACTACATGTACAAGCGAGAAGCTGCTAATGAAGAACCAACAACAACTTCAATAGCCCCAACTGAGGAACCTACCGagacaaatttcatttatagaGCTCCAG GAAAAGCCATATTGTACACAACAACTGCACCATTATTGAATATGGAAATCAATGATCAAATGCATACTCTTGCTTTGATGGAACATGACAAGGAAATAACTTTTGATGATCGTAATGACTGGAGCCGACTGAATATTGGATTCAAAGTGAACAATACCCGA CTCCGATTACGTTTCAATTTCACTTTGTCTAACTATCACTATTGGTCCCTTACTGCTGTTGAAGTTGAATATAAAGATATTCGTAATAGTTTGCCATTAATTGGAGAGGAACCAGTTGCGCCAGAAGGATTCTCCTATAGGTGCTCATCCAAACCCCTATTTTTCCGCAGTGAACAGGATAATCTTACAATTCACGATTATCAA attcaACCATGGATGAATGGTTTTGATAGATTTAGCGATGCTTACCATTGTGTTGGATTTGTAACAGTACCAATTTTATCTGGGTTATTTGTGAGTACCATTTTGATTGGTCTGCTATTTTTGGGAATCCTTGCCATAATggatattaaaactccaaataAATTTGAAACATCTCGTAGTAAACAACTAACATTTACTGTTCAAGAATAA
- the LOC129913468 gene encoding uncharacterized protein LOC129913468, whose product MLLNVLNFVVLAFVIVSYQTVTVNSVNLITYLSQHGLHGEITFQKSSESSVEIRAKLETTLQFPDQVWSWGIHEFPVDYTETDANARCDLAKLGSQLISFDDDLGFLTLPGNETSMWTKDIQLTGENGIWGKSLVLIDGNTRVCGSITTVDPNVEHMAEARFTTPISGSVYFRWLAENTGSGDTLIYSDLYHIRSQPVPHNDEPATKHYWKIYVTDILANDHHRNEDNCNFLQLVFDPQGYGEGKGIGDLDSRLGKIKVAKNALRQTQRSIYKDTKLDLLPSDLTIPHRTLYLVLFDHLHTNEFLACTKIRNVKPLLYKTFFNSGGIKGEISFSARSRFDPTFLNFTLSSTGRDTDRVSKKFAEDVSGFRIHSLPPDPIRKGQPDYCITTDEIYNPHEIDLKTAPPPGFGTQEQYAIGDLSGKLQSRNKDYYHNYKLPGASSELSGIYWDIFLPLQGINSIVHRGLVIYTFDRSNPENIKEDPWGCSTISQYQKNGVYQKQISTAQVLFRYPIVGRVLFRQPAEEPWQDTTVIFEYLIHADGSTQNNTFGHRWAIHGSAPGKDFYDWQNRCTSAGEVFNPYKVDWGEKRVEDFCRPNLMSMCKVGALDTRLGNLAIAGRKSVATKFSRKIFTDSNLPLSGKHNIMGRSLVIYDDNGPKARGERLACSVIIGHFKRKVVAKDWYPNGGELTVKGKLEIVQQSEYDMSNIEVELKGLNAASGYHIHQVPVEENLAFPCEASSLYDHWNPFGINPKLSPPPTLGSTDQYEMGDLSGKFGTLDGLTHYDGAYNDSNLPLFGYNSILGRSIVIHKREKNARWACSTLERGYSPSEARELRAIASFHHPTGYAYGYIKMSQLIHSDGSQSDTVIEVKLRHPGKNDRNVTMNHKWQIFVNSVGVDAAVKPTATRCVAGGYVWNPYFTQLADPLNTELYDQECGTDNPLRCYVGDVSSRLGPINIGEKRMVFTDPNFPLEQPVGAIGRSIVIFDQNWSNERYACANIEPDHNIVKYVNIQKPPRFVVAQFLEDLREVMGIPEWMLNVDARRTKELHGGACIQMIIHFKGPLAHSLELDMSRLIAAGRLDAPTLYIPGYINKNRKPTLSYRTCGVRDTNERKKSSTFRGSSGSSKPKTFILFNIVMLIILNLIK is encoded by the exons ATGTTGCTTAATGTTctgaattttgttgttttggcCTTTGTCATAGTGTCTTACCAAACAG TTACAGTGAATAGTGTGAATTTAATTACGTATCTATCACAACATGGCCTTCATGGTGAAATTACCTTCCAGAAGAGTTCAGAATCTTCGGTAGAAATTCGTGCAAAACTTGAGACAACTCTACAGTTCCCCGATCAAGTCTGGAGCTGGGGTATTCATGAATTCCCCGTTGATTATACCGAAACTGATGCAAATGCTCGCTGTGATTTGGCCAAATTAGGCTCACAGCTGATTAGCTTCGATGATGACTTGGGTTTTCTGACACTTCCGGGAAATGAGACGTCAATGTGGACAAAAGACATTCAATTGACCG ggGAAAATGGTATCTGGGGTAAAAGTCTTGTCCTGATCGATGGGAATACCCGAGTCTGTGGAAGTATAACAACTGTTGATCCCAATGTCGAGCATATGGCTGAAGCTCGCTTCACAACTCCCATATCGGGATCTGTCTATTTCCGTTGGCTAGCCGAGAATACGGGAAGCGGTGACACGTTGATTTATTCTGACTTATACCATATTAGATCGCAACCTGTTCCGCATAATGATGAACCTGCTACTAAGCACTATTGGAAGATCTATGTGACAGACATTCTGGCCAATGATCATCATAGAAATGAAGATAACTGCAATTTCTTGCAATTAGTCTTCGATCCACAGGGATATGGTGAGGGAAAGGGTATTGGTGATCTTGACTCGCGATTGGGAAAGATTAAAGTTGCCAAGAACGCTTTGAGACAAACTCAGCGTTCGATATACAAGGATACCAAGTTGGATCTTCTACCATCGGATCTTACAATTCCCCACAGAACTCTGTACTTGGTACTCTTTGATCACTTGCATACAAATGAGTTTCTAGCCTGTACCAAGATCAGAAATGTCAAGCCCCTTCTTTATAA AACCTTCTTCAACTCTGGAGGAATCAAGGGAGAAATATCATTCAGTGCACGATCGAGGTTTGAtccaacatttttgaatttcactCTTTCCTCCACGGGACGGGATACTGATCGTGTGAGTAAGAAGTTTGCTGAAGATGTTTCAGGCTTCCGAATTCATAGTCTTCCACCGGATCCTATTAGAAAGGGACAACCAGACTATTGCATTACTACAGATGAAATATACAACCCGCATGAGATTGATCTGAAGACCGCTCCTCCGCCAGGTTTCGGAACTCAAGAACAATACGCTATTGGTGATTTGAGTGGAAAATTGCAAAGTCGTAACAAAGATTACTATCACAATTACAAGCTTCCTGGAGCTagttcagaattgagtggaataTATTGGGATATATTCCTGCCACTGCAGGGCATCAATAGTATCGTTCATCGAGGTTTGGTGATCTATACTTTTGATAGGTCGAATCCGGAAAATATTAAAGAAGATCCTTGGGGTTGTTCAACAATTTCCCAGTATCAGAAAAATGGGGTCTATCAGAAACAAATATCAACGGCGCAGGTTTTATTTAGGTATCCGATTGTGGGAAGGGTACTTTTCCGTCAACCGGCAGAGGAGCCTTGGCAGGATACTACCGTAATATTTGAATATCTTATTCATGCTGATGGTTCAACGCAGAATAATACCTTTGGACATCGTTGGGCTATCCACGGAAGTGCTCCAGGGAAAGACTTTTATGATTGGCAGAATCGATGTACCAGTGCTGGGGAAGTTTTTAATCCCTATAAGGTTGATTGGGGTGAGAAGAGAgttgaagacttttgtcgaccaAATTTGATGTCAATGTGTAAAGTTGGAGCTTTGGATACTCGTTTGGGGAATCTTGCGATAGCTGGAAGGAAATCTGTGGCAACCAAATTCAGTCGGAAGATATTTACTGATTCTAACTTGCCACTTTCGGGGAAGCATAATATTATGGGAAGGTCTTTGGTGATTTATGATGATAACGGTCCAAAGGCTCGAGGGGAACGATTGGCTTGTTCGGT AATTATTGGACACTTCAAAAGGAAAGTTGTTGCAAAAGATTGGTACCCTAACGGAGGCGAACTTACAGTCAAGGGAAAGCTTGAAATTGTTCAACAATCCGAATATGATATGAGTAATATCGAAGTTGAATTGAAAGGTTTGAATGCTGCTAGCGGGTATCATATCCATCAAGTTCCTGTGGAAGAAAATTTAGCTTTTCCCTGTGAGGCTTCGTCATTGTACGATCATTGGAATCCATTTGGAATAAATCCAAAGTTATCACCTCCACCAACTTTAGGATCGACAGATCAATATGAAATGGGTGATTTGAGTGGGAAGTTTGGGACTCTGGATGGGTTGACGCACTACGATGGTGCCTATAATGATTCGAATCTTCCACTTTTTGGTTATAATAGTATTCTTGGAAGATCGATTGTGATACATAAAAGGGAAAAGAATGCTCGATGGGCTTGTAGTACTTTGGAACGTGGTTATAGTCCTTCAGAGGCTAGGGAACTTCGTGCTATAGCTTCGTTCCATCATCCGACGGGATATGCCTATGGTTATATCAAAATGTCACAATTGATTCATTCGGATGGAAGTCAATCGGATACAGTGATTGAGGTTAAGTTGAGACATCCGGGAAAGAATGATCGAAATGTG acTATGAACCACAAGTGGCAGATATTTGTCAACTCAGTTGGTGTAGATGCTGCTGTGAAGCCCACAGCTACGAGATGTGTTGCTGGTGGTTATGTTTGGAATCCTTATTTTACTCAACTTGCGGATCCTTTAAAT ACGGAACTCTATGATCAAGAATGTGGCACGGATAATCCTTTGAGATGTTATGTTGGAGATGTTTCTTCTAGATTAGGACCAATaa atATTGGTGAAAAACGTATGGTATTTACGGATCCAAATTTCCCACTGGAACAACCTGTTGGTGCCATTGGCAGATCGATTgttatttttgatcaaaattggTCGAATGAGAGATATGCATGTGCCAACATTGAACCGGATCATAATATTGTTAAATATGTGAATATTCAGAAACCACCGAGATTTGTTGT tgcCCAGTTCCTTGAAGATCTCCGTGAAGTAATGGGAATTCCTGAATGGATGTTAAATGTCGATGCGAGAAGAACAAAAGAATTACACGGTGGAGCTTGTATTCAAATGATTATACACTTCAAAGGACCTTTGGCACATAGTTTggaattg gATATGTCACGTTTAATAGCAGCTGGTCGATTAGACGCCCCAACTTTATACATTCCTGGATACATCAACAAAAATAGGAAACCAACTCTTTCATATAGAACTTGTGGTGTACGAGATACGAATGAAAGAAAAA AATCATCAACTTTTAGAGGAAGCAGCGGAAGTTCAAAACCAAAGACTTTTATACTCTTTAATATTGTTATGTTAATAATCCttaatttaatcaaataa